One Clavelina lepadiformis chromosome 1, kaClaLepa1.1, whole genome shotgun sequence genomic region harbors:
- the LOC143449117 gene encoding growth hormone secretagogue receptor type 1-like: protein MNTRGVYLLCDNNTPIKKHSSENAELRRLRRLKKCFDFKTALGIAKVREMSLFTETPTSDASSSTAASYVNFTSSTYKPVFGGTEIAITASIMFPLFIFGIIGNVLTIVVIYRSPKLKSTFRFIILSICLSDLISAILSPLYVYQRTWGFLSWDIPNFLCGIFWGGDNFTSVATSFHILLFAFFRFISLMYPHRFKRITSKHVKIILLVVWMISVGVGVVPFVIMFGVREIDRRFYIPARSWPSCTVYEERVPMMLMYSKIGYSLFFYIPMILITVLSLKIAWFIYSRKRKRREAMKKKPQNENSNELKQQNKEKGAILQLFLIVGSFALGYIPHTAYHIYVNTILPWTNSEVYFQWWLGQIEYITLRVSECLNPVFYNLASPNLLQPAYCKIISPFNHQPKF, encoded by the exons ATGAATACACGTGGTGTGTATTTATTGTGTGACAACAACACTCCGATCAAAAAACACAGCAGCGAAAATGCTGA ACTTCGTCGTCTTCGACgtctgaaaaaatgttttgatttt AAAACAGCACTAGGTATAGCTAAAGTAAGAGAGATGTCATTATTTACTGAAACACCAACCAGCGATGCTTCTTCATCCACTGCTGCTTCTTACGTAAACTTCACAAGTAGTACGTATAA GCCGGTATTTGGCGGAACTGAAATCGCAATCACGGCTTCGATTATGTTTCCTCTTTTCATCTTTGGAATTATCGGGAATGTGTTGACCATCGTCGTCATTTACCGATCGCCGaaattgaa GTCAACGTTCCGCTTCATCATCCTCAGCATTTGCCTTTCTGACCTTATATCAGCAATTTTAAGTCCTCTTTATGTGTACCAACGCACTTGGGGTTTTCTATCGTGGGACATTCCAAATTTCTTATGCGGG ATATTTTGGGGTGGTGATAATTTTACATCTGTGGCAACGTCATTTCATatattattgtttgctttcttccGCTTTATTTCATTAATGTATCCACATCGATTCAAACGAATCACCAGCAAACATGTAAAG ATCATTCTTTTGGTCGTTTGGATGATTTCTGTTGGAGTGGGTGTAGTTCCATTCGTAATCATGTTTGGTGTTCGTGAAATAGATCGACGATTTTACATCCCCGCACGATCATGGCCGTCCTGCACGGTATACGAGGAAAG AGTTCCTATGATGTTGATGTACTCGAAAATAGGATATTCATTATTCTTCTACATTCCCATGATCTTGATTACTGTTTTATCGCTTAAAATTGCTTGGTTTATTTATTCGCGGAAACGGAAGAGACGTGAAG CAATGAAGAAAAAACCTCAGAATGAAAACTCAAATGAGCTGAAGCAGCAGAATAAAGAAAAAGGAGCAATTCTGCAACTTTTCTTGATTGTTGGATCATTTGCACTGGGATATATCCCGCATACTG cCTACCACATCTACGTAAACACGATTTTGCCATGGACCAATTCTGAAGTATATTTCCAGTGGTGGTTGGGCCAAATCGAATATATCACACTTCGGGTTAGCGAATGCCTCAATCCTGTTTTTTACAACCTAGCTTCACC TAACCTACTGCAACCTGCTTACTGTAAGATTATAAGCCCCTTTAATCATCAGCCGAAATTCTAA
- the LOC143449124 gene encoding general transcription factor II-I repeat domain-containing protein 2-like, giving the protein MTENKRRKIENEGRIFNREWTIPKEYNLRRHFESNHPNLAELDATERNLKADSLLKNLCSERNFFKRPVNVTATRVSYEISTDIAAAGKSFTEGEFVKKCMLRAVSRICPREIEKFRSVSLSRTTVQRRVEDIAANLTNQLQQKVNEFHSYSLAVDESTDCTDTAQLLVFIRGIDDNFNVSENLAGMQSMKGRTTGKHICGEIVDCITTKLSADFKKLVGMCTDGAPAMCGKTKGAMSLLQEVIGRKIIAHHCIIHQQVLCSKVLKFDHVMSVAVSIVNYIRTRKVKHRLFKSFLEETGAEYGDVVYHTDVRWLSRGKVLKRFIALKDEIKKFLETEPKKFSELDDLSWNEDLFFLCDITSHLNDLNMKLQGKGQLIFDLFAAVNGFKAKLGLFKNQLLNGILVHFPTCSQHILQERHSAVEIKYAQQIKFLIEEFNSRLSLSSEEKLQLKIIENPFSIEPEEAPPHLQMEVIDLQTSSLYKTKYGESSLQEFYNLFGSTYICEQTFSVMNYNKSKQRSLLTDGHLEDILKISTSSISPNYDLLVANKRCNVSH; this is encoded by the exons ATGACTGAAAACAAGAGAAGGAAGATTGAAAATGAGGGCAGAATCTTTAACCGAGAATGGACAA TCCCAAAGGAGTATAATCTGAGACGCCATTTTGAATCGAATCACCCGAACCTAGCTGAATTAGATGCTACTGAAAGGAACCTTAAAGCAGACAGTTTACTTAAGAATCTTTGCTCGGaacgaaatttttttaagcGTCCGGTAAATGTTACCGCTACCAGAGTTAGCTACGAAATATCAACGGATATTGCTGCTGCAGGAAAAAGTTTCACTGAGGGAGAATTCgttaaaaaatgcatgttGCGTGCAGTTTCTAGGATTTGCCCGAGAGAGATCGAGAAATTTCGAAGCGTTAGTCTTTCACGTACAACTGTACAACGCAGAGTTGAAGATATTGCGGCAAACTTAACAAATCAACTACaacaaaaagtaaatgaaTTTCATTCTTATTCTTTGGCTGTGGATGAAAGTACGGACTGTACTGATACAGCACAGCTTTTGGTGTTTATAAGAGGCATTGACGATAATTTTAACGTGTCTGAGAACCTTGCTGGTATGCAGTCTATGAAAGGTCGTACCACTGGAAAACACATCTGCGGCGAAATTGTTGATTGCATTACTACAAAACTATCCgctgattttaaaaaactggTTGGAATGTGCACTGACGGTGCTCCAGCAATGTGCGGAAAGACGAAAGGAGCGATGTCTTTGCTACAGGAGGTTATTGGTAGAAAGATAATTGCTCACCACTGCATCATACACCAACAGGTTTTATGCAGcaaggttttaaaatttgatcaTGTGATGTCGGTCGCAGTTTCGATTGTAAACTACATTCGGACTAGGAAAGTAAAGCATCGCTTATTTAAATCGTTTCTTGAAGAAACTGGTGCAGAATATGGTGACGTAGTGTACCACACCGATGTAAGGTGGCTAAGTCGAGGAAAAGTACTAAAACGGTTCATTGCTTTGAAAGACGagataaagaaatttttggaaacGGAGCCAAAAAAGTTTTCCGAGCTAGACGATTTGTCTTGGAAtgaagatttattttttctttgcgacATTACTTCACATTTGAACGACCTCAATATGAAGCTTCAAGGAAAAGGACAGCTGATTTTCGATCTTTTTGCTGCGGTAAACGGGTTCAAAGCAAAGTTAGGACTTTTCAAAAATCAGCTTTTAAATGGAATATTGGTACATTTTCCAACCTGTTCACAGCATATTTTGCAAGAGAGGCATTCAGCAGTAGAAATCAAATATGCtcaacaaatcaaatttctgaTTGAAGAATTTAACAGCAGGCTTTCTCTTTCCAGTGAAGAAAAACTACAGctaaaaatcattgaaaatccATTTTCAATAGAGCCGGAAGAAGCACCTCCACATTTACAAATGGAGGTCATTGATTTGCAAACTTCATCtttgtacaaaacaaaatatggaGAAAGCAGTTTGCAAGAATTTTACAA ctTATTTGGAAGCACATATATATGTGAGCAAACGTTCTCAGTAATGAACTATAACAAGAGTAAGCAACGATCCTTGCTTACTGATGGACATTTGGAAGATATcctaaaaatatcaacttcCAGCATCTCGCCTAATTATGACTTGCTTGTTGCGAACAAAAGATGTAACGTTTCtcattaa